AGGACGCCGGCGGCAACATGGTCAAGCTGGTGATGGGCCCGTGGAATCATGGGCAGGAAATCGGGGAAGGCAGCTCGCTGAGCGCGATCCGCTTCGGCAGCGACACCGCGAAGTATTTCCGCGAGAAGATCCTGCGCCCGTACCTGGCGCAATACCTGAAGGACGGCGCGCCGAAGGCCGACACCGCCGCCGTCACCGCCTACCAGACCGGCAGCAACCAGTGGCAGCGACTGGATCGCTGGCCGCTGGCTTGCGCCGATGGCTGCCCCACGAAAAGCCGCCCGCTGTACCTGGAACCCGGCAGCAAGCTCGGCTTCAACGCACCCGCCGCGGGCGCCGCCTACGACGAATACGTATCCGATCCCGCGCACCCGGTGCCGTTCCGCGCCCGTCCGATCCAGCCGATCGGCTACGGCACCTTCACCTGGCCGCAGTGGCTGGTCGACGACCAGCGCGAGGCGTCCGGCCGCACGGACGTGCTCAGTTACGTCAGCGACGTACTCACCGCGCCGCTGACCATCAGCGGCGCGCCCGAGGTGAACCTGGTCGCCTCGACCAGCGGCACCGACAGCGACTGGGTGGTCAAGCTGATTGACGTCTACCCCGACCAGGTGGCCTACGAACCGGAGATGGGCGGCTACCAGCTCGCCGTGGCGATGGACATCTTCCGCGGCCGCTACCGTGAGGGCTTCACCGAGGCGAAGCCGCTCGCCGCCAACCAGCCGCTGTCCTACCGCTTCGCCCTGCCTTCGGCCAACCACGTGTTCCTGCCCGGCCACCGCATCATGGTGCAGGTGCAATCGAGCTGGTTCCCGCTGTACGACCGCAACCCGCAGACCTTCGTGCCGAACATCTTGCTGGCCAGGCCGGCGGATTACGTGAAGGCGACGCAGCGCGTGTACCACGCTCCGACGCAGGCGAGCTTCATCGCGCTGCCGGTGGTGGGCGGCTGACGCGCACAGACTGCGCATCGGACATTCAGGTTCGGCGCGCCGCAGTTCTCCCGGGGTCGGCGAGGAAGGCAGGCCCTACGGCTTTCTTTTTTCGCCAGTCCGGGTGGCTACGGTCGCTGCATGCCGTTCGCGCTGGCGAATCCTGCCCTGGCACGAGACGTGATGAAGCAGAGAATCAGGATGATCGCGCGGATGCTGCTGTTCGGCCTGCTCGCCCTGGCCAGCCTGGGTTCGGGCGCGTGGGGCGCGCTGGCGCTGTGGTACCAGCTGCCGGGCGGCACCGTGGTGAAGATCCTCGGCAGCGTGACCTGGTCGCTGGTGGTGATCGTGCTGGCAGGTGTCGCGGTCAGCCGCCGCAGCTGGCTTCCGCCGGGAATCTACCTGGTGCTGTACGCGTTGCTGCTGCTCTGGTGGAGCGGCATTGCACCATCCAATCTGCGCGACTGGGCCGACGACGTCTCGCGCCCGCTCACGGGCCGCATCGAGGGCAACCAGGTCGTGCTGGACAACGTGCGCGACTTCGCCTGGCGCGCCGACACCGACTACGACGCGCATTGGGAAACCCGTCGCTACGACCTCGACCACCTCGTCACCGCCGACGCCGTGCTGTCGTACTGGGGCAGCCAGGCGATCGCCCACGCAATGATCTCGTTCGGCTTCGACGACGGTCGCCACGTGGTGTTCTCGGTGGAGATCCGCCGCGA
This is a stretch of genomic DNA from Rhodanobacter sp. FDAARGOS 1247. It encodes these proteins:
- a CDS encoding DUF4105 domain-containing protein, which encodes MKQRIRMIARMLLFGLLALASLGSGAWGALALWYQLPGGTVVKILGSVTWSLVVIVLAGVAVSRRSWLPPGIYLVLYALLLLWWSGIAPSNLRDWADDVSRPLTGRIEGNQVVLDNVRDFAWRADTDYDAHWETRRYDLDHLVTADAVLSYWGSQAIAHAMISFGFDDGRHVVFSVEIRRERGEQYSAIGGFFKQFETTLVAADEHDIIRVRTNVRGEDDYLYPLRMGKPAMRALFLSYVHAANRLATTPAFYNTLTSNCTTIVYHMARQIEPRLPWDFRLLFTGYLPEYLHEVGAVDRSVTVDVLRERSRITDRARGTRATDDFSRAIRERAP